In Cololabis saira isolate AMF1-May2022 chromosome 10, fColSai1.1, whole genome shotgun sequence, a single window of DNA contains:
- the LOC133451801 gene encoding tripartite motif-containing protein 16-like — MAQKGVQLDQETFCCSICLEVLKDPVTIPCGHSYCMNCINNFWDEGEEKLPSCPQCRQTFTQKPELGKNTMLAALVEQMKKSGLQAAPADHCYAGPEDVACDFCSGRKLKAIIIIICVVCLAYYCQKHLQPHHDAAPLKKHQLVDPSKNLQDNICPRHGEVMKMFCRTDQKSICYLCSVEEHKGHDIVSAAAERTERQREMEVSRQQIQQQIQDREKDVKLLQQEVEAINQSADKTVEDSEEIFTELISLLQKRSSDVKQQIRSQQETEVRRVRELEEELQQEITDLKRRDAEMKQLSDTEDHNQFLHNYLSLPPLSESIHSSISIHPLSYFQDVTAAVSEVRGRLQDILRDTWTNISLTITDVDVLLSDSQPEPKSRAGFLKYSCEITLDPNTAHTLLLLSEENRKVTFMDENQSYSDHPDRFTDYLQVLSRESLTGRHYWEVERKANVVFVAVSYKNISRSGDESLFGNNDNSWSLYCDSEKYIFLYNSIDTFISGPPTSRIGVYLDHRAGVLSFYSVSETMTLLHRVQTSFTQPLHAGVWVGKNVGDSAEFCKLR, encoded by the coding sequence ATGGCACAGAAAGGAGTtcagctggaccaggaaactttTTGTTGTTCGATCTGTTTGGAGGTTTTAAAGGATCCGGTGActattccctgtggacacagttaTTGTATGAACTGTATCAACAACTTCTGGGATGAAGGAGAGGAGAAACTCCCCAGCTGTCCTCAGTGTAGACAGACTTTCACTCAGAAACCTGAGCTGGGGAAAAACACCATGTTAGCAGCTTTAGTGGAGCAGATGAAGAAGAGTGGACtccaagctgctcctgctgatcactgctatgctggacctgaagatgtggcctgtgatttctgctctggaagaaaactgaaagccatcatcatcatcatctgtgTGGTCTGTCTGGCCTATTACTGCCAGAAACACCTTCAACCTCATCATGATGCGGCTCCATTAAAGAAACACCAGCTGGTGGATCCCtccaagaacctgcaggacaacatctgcccccgtcatggtgaggtgatgaagatgttctgtcgtactgatcagaagtctatctgttatctctgctctgtggaggaacataaaggccacgacatagtctcagctgcagcagaaaggactgagaggcagagagagatggaggtgagtcgacaacaaatccagcagcagatccaggacagagagaaagatgtgaagctgcttcagcaggaggtggaggccatcaatcagtctgctgataaaacagtggaggacagtgaggagatcttcactgagctgatctctctcctccagaagagaagctctgatgtgaagcagcagatcagatcccagcaggaaactgaagtgaggagagtcagagagctggaggaggagctgcagcaggagatcactgacctgaagaggagagacgctgagatgaagcagctctcaGACACCGAGGACCACAACCAGTTTCTCCACAACTACCTCTCACTGCCACCACTCAGTGAGTCCATACactccagcatcagcatccatCCTCTCAGCTACTTTCAGGATGTGACAGCAgctgtgtcagaggtcagaggtcgactacaggacatcctgagagacacgtggacaaacatctcactgaccatcactgatgtggatgttttactgtcagattcacaaccagaaccaaagagcagagctggattcttgaaatattcatgtgaaatcactctggatccaaacacagcacacacactgctgttactgtcagaggagaacagaaaggtgactTTTATGGATGAAAATCAGTCTtattctgatcatccagacagattcactGATTATCTTCAGGTCCTgagtagagagagtctgactggacgtcattactgggaggtggagaggaAAGCAAATGTAGTTTTtgtagcagtttcatacaagaatatcagcagatcTGGGGATGAAAGTTTATTTGGAAATAATGACAATTCTTGGTCACTATATTGTGATtcagagaaatatatatttttgtacaaCAGCATCGATACCTTCATCTCAGGTCCTCCGACCTCCAGAATAGGAGTTTAcctggatcacagagcaggtgttctgtccttctacagcgtctctgaaaccatgaccctcctccacagagtccagacctccttCACTCAGCCGCTACACGCTGGAGTTTGGGTTGGTAAAAATGTTGGAGACTCAgctgagttctgtaaactcAGATAG
- the LOC133451800 gene encoding tripartite motif-containing protein 16-like, protein MAQKGDQLDQETFSCSICLEVLKDPVTIPCGHSYCMNCINNFWDGEEQKKLSSCPQCRRTFTQKPELVKSTMLAALVEQMKKTGLQAAPADHCYAGPEDVACDFCSGRKLKAIIIIICVVCLAYYCQKHLQDNICPHHGEVMNMFCRTDQKSICYLCSVEEHKGHDIVSAAAERTERQKEMEVSRQQIQQEIQDREKDVKLLQQEVEAVNQSADKTVEDSEEIFTELISLLQKRSSDVKQQTRSQQETEVRRVRELEEKLQQEISDLKRRDAEMKQLSDTEDHNQFLHNYLSLSPLSQSTHSSSISIRPLRYFQDVTAAVSEVRGRLQDILRDTWTNISLTITDVDVLLSDSQSEPESRAGFLKYSCEITLDPNTVHTILLLSEENRKVTFMDQHQSYSDHPDRFTDWPQVLSRESLTGRHYWEVEKKEGAVKVAVSYKNISRSGGESLFGYNDKSWSLRCYSDRCVFWYNSIPTSISGPLTSRIGVYLDHRAGVLSFYSVSETMTLLHRVQTSFTQPLHAGVGVGFTDGASAEFCKLR, encoded by the coding sequence ATGGCGCAGAAAGGAGAtcagctggaccaggaaaccttttcttgttcgatctgtttggaggttttaaaggatccggtgactattccctgtggacacagttaCTGTATGAACTGTATTAACAACTTCTGGGATGGAGAGGAGCAGAAGAAACTCTCCAGCTGTCCTCAGTGTAGACGGACTTTCACTCAGAAACCTGAGCTGGTAAAAAGCACCATGTTAGCAGCTTTAGTGGAGCAGATGAAGAAGACTGGACtccaagctgctcctgctgatcactgctatgctggacctgaagatgtggcctgtgatttctgctctgggagaaaactgaaagccatcatcattatcatctgtGTGGTCTGTCTGGCCTATTACtgccagaaacacctgcaggacaacatcTGCCCCCATCATGGTGAGGTGATGAACATGTTCTGTCGTACTGATCAGAAGTCTATCTgttatctctgctctgtggaggaacataaaggccacgacatagtctcagctgcagcagaaaggacTGAGAGGCAGAAAGAGATGGAGGTGAGtcgacaacaaatccagcaggagatccaggacagagagaaagatgtgaagctgcttcagcaggaggtggaggccgtcaatcagtctgctgataaaacagtggaggacagtgaggagatcttcactgagctgatctctctcctccagaaaagaagctctgatgtgaagcagcagaccagatcccagcaggaaactgaagtgaggagagtcagagagcttgaggagaagctgcagcaggagatcagtgacctgaagaggagagacgctgagatgaagcagctctcaGACACCGAGGACCACAACCAGTTTCTCCACAACTACCTCTCACTGTCACCACTAAGTCagtccacacactcctccagcatcagcatccgtcctctcagATACTTTCAGGATGTGACAGCAgctgtgtcagaggtcagaggtcgactacaggacatcctgagagacacgtggacaaacatctcactgaccatcactgatgtggatgttttactgtcagaTTCACAATCAGAACCAGagagcagagctggattcttgaaatattcatgtgaaatcactctggatccaaacacagtacACACGATACTGTTActgtcagaggagaacagaaaggtgactTTTATGGACCAACATCAGTCTtattctgatcatccagacagattcactGATTGGCCTCAGGTCCTgagtagagagagtctgactggacgtcattactgggaggtggagaagaAAGAAGGTGCAGTTAAGgtagcagtttcatacaagaatatcagcagatcaggggGAGAAAGTTTATTTGGATATAATGACAAATCTTGGTCACTACGTTGTTACTCAGACAGATGTGTATTTTGGTACAACAGCATCCCAACCTCCATCTCAGGTCCTCTGACCTCCAGAATAGGAGTTTACCTGGATCACAGAGCGGgtgttctgtccttctacagcgtctctgaaaccatgaccctcctccacagagtccagacctccttCACTCAGCCACTACACGCTGGAGTCGGTGTTGGTTTCACTGATGGAGCCTCAgctgagttctgtaaactcAGATAG